From the genome of Thermogutta terrifontis, one region includes:
- a CDS encoding 2,3-bisphosphoglycerate-independent phosphoglycerate mutase, translating into MDIQKVVAELKEDKGGRIILMVADGLGGLPLQPGGPTELEAAKTPNLDRLASRGVCGLMTPIKPGITPGSGPGHLGLFGYDPLKYVIGRGVLEATGIGFAVGPDDIAIRCNFCTLDGEGRIIDRRAGRIPTEESAALVQKLKAIRIPGVEVFVEPVKEHRFVVVFRAPGLGANVADTDPQQVGVPPLDPQAHDEPSQRTAQIARQFITEARKIIGQHPKANGLTMRGFSKRPDLPSYREAYGLKAAAIAVYPMYKGLASLVGMDLLGQPSTLDEEIDVLEKAWKETDYDFFFVHFKYTDSRGEDGDFDAKVKMIEQFDSVIPRVEALRPDVLIVTGDHSTPAKLKSHSWHPVPTLLVADTCRPDGATEFSERACLHGGLGHFEAMYLMPLALAHAGRLAKFGA; encoded by the coding sequence ATGGATATTCAAAAAGTCGTTGCGGAGCTTAAGGAGGACAAAGGCGGCCGGATCATTCTCATGGTGGCCGATGGACTGGGCGGTCTTCCCCTCCAGCCCGGCGGACCAACCGAGCTGGAAGCCGCCAAAACACCCAATCTCGACCGCCTGGCGAGCCGGGGCGTTTGTGGACTTATGACGCCCATCAAGCCGGGAATCACACCTGGGAGTGGCCCGGGACATCTGGGGCTTTTCGGTTACGATCCACTCAAATACGTGATCGGTCGTGGCGTCCTGGAAGCCACAGGCATCGGCTTTGCCGTTGGCCCGGATGATATCGCTATCCGTTGCAATTTCTGCACCCTGGACGGCGAAGGCCGGATTATCGATCGGCGGGCAGGCCGCATTCCTACCGAAGAAAGCGCCGCCCTGGTTCAAAAGCTCAAGGCCATCCGTATCCCCGGGGTGGAAGTGTTCGTGGAACCGGTGAAAGAACACCGTTTTGTGGTCGTGTTTCGGGCCCCGGGTCTGGGAGCCAATGTAGCCGACACCGATCCCCAACAGGTTGGCGTCCCTCCGCTTGATCCTCAGGCCCACGACGAACCCAGCCAGAGAACCGCCCAAATCGCCCGTCAGTTCATCACCGAGGCTCGAAAAATCATCGGTCAGCACCCCAAAGCCAATGGGCTGACCATGCGCGGATTTTCCAAACGCCCGGACCTTCCCTCGTATCGGGAAGCCTATGGCCTGAAAGCTGCCGCCATTGCCGTCTATCCGATGTACAAGGGGCTGGCAAGCCTGGTCGGAATGGATCTGCTGGGCCAGCCCTCCACTCTCGATGAAGAGATAGACGTGCTAGAAAAGGCCTGGAAAGAAACCGACTACGATTTCTTTTTCGTTCACTTCAAATACACGGATTCTCGGGGGGAAGATGGTGATTTCGACGCCAAAGTCAAGATGATCGAGCAGTTCGACTCCGTCATCCCCAGAGTCGAGGCCCTTCGCCCCGACGTCCTCATCGTCACCGGCGATCACAGCACTCCGGCCAAGTTGAAGAGCCATAGTTGGCATCCTGTGCCCACGCTGCTGGTGGCAGATACCTGCCGTCCGGATGGGGCCACGGAATTCAGCGAACGAGCGTGTCTCCACGGGGGCCTGGGCCACTTCGAGGCCATGTACCTCATGCCCCTCGCGCTCGCCCATGCAGGCCGACTCGCCAAGTTTGGCGCCTGA
- a CDS encoding vWA domain-containing protein, with the protein MRQLIQWMIGEKVVRDDGYVYEIAGGWPWPVWVTVIVVVLCLAFFWGWYYRRTIDLAKYQRIILVLLRAGVTLAIIAMLAQWVVIPQRTSRPLIGIVLDDSMSMSVEDETVGTTAAAAKSASDREKSTRSRWAAAIDAVTSRERGLLHRLADQYRVRVYFLNDVPIDGKSADEVANRLKDARPQRLSTPLGRSILQVLDRLRGAPPAALVVFTDGVNNEGPSLADAAEEAARQFIPVFFVALGAEGRRPDVLIENWLMEERVFAGDKVVLRADIVTKHVRDKQVYVRLVDESNKNVFMEKKVDVTETGRQEVTMAFQPPRVGEIVLRLECQPVSGEVALENNSQTKILWVEKRAIRVLLIGNTPGFEYRFLQNCLGRESSITLRSVLLSADPELEEDLDNGLWLIRGAREEVWTQDVIILVDLPAAVFPPRVWEDLAGFVDRNEKPGGLVVIAGPNWRWEASASTPLARVLPISSGSSVVDIVADSASRVMPTDDGWRVPWFLLGTTLEDSRQIWSRLPGIYCFHDIKDIKPGARILATVEKNQRQYPVCIFSYVGRGRVLFHAMDETWRWRKVNNLMWYRQFWIELIRCMARSKLETGGGAILSTDRKTYSPGDPVWITLQGVIGQSDLGGEVTVWLGQDGRSRRQITLQRRSPEANTFQTVLHDLTPGQYVAWLAGERESVRTSFTVLPPKKEMQQTDVAWEEMAAAAKRTGGAVYRVGQIDRLIHSLPAGKASPVEILPPITLWNQPLILAFIVGMLTIEWALRKMWGLM; encoded by the coding sequence ATGAGGCAACTAATCCAGTGGATGATCGGTGAAAAAGTTGTCCGTGACGACGGGTACGTGTACGAGATCGCCGGAGGGTGGCCGTGGCCGGTCTGGGTGACCGTAATTGTCGTGGTGTTATGTTTGGCCTTTTTCTGGGGATGGTACTATCGGCGTACTATCGATCTTGCGAAATATCAAAGAATTATTCTCGTTTTACTTCGCGCAGGCGTTACTCTTGCAATCATAGCAATGCTCGCGCAGTGGGTTGTTATTCCCCAGCGGACGAGTCGGCCGCTCATTGGGATCGTTCTCGATGATTCGATGAGCATGTCTGTGGAAGACGAAACGGTCGGGACAACCGCGGCTGCGGCGAAGTCGGCATCCGATAGAGAAAAAAGCACGCGATCCCGCTGGGCGGCTGCTATCGATGCCGTGACAAGCAGGGAACGCGGCCTTTTACACCGTCTGGCCGACCAATATCGTGTGCGAGTGTATTTCCTTAATGATGTACCAATTGATGGAAAGAGTGCTGATGAGGTGGCGAACCGATTAAAAGACGCGCGCCCGCAGCGACTTTCAACTCCCCTGGGCCGGAGTATTCTTCAGGTCTTGGATAGGCTACGGGGGGCGCCGCCCGCAGCGTTGGTTGTGTTTACAGACGGCGTGAATAACGAGGGGCCATCGCTAGCTGACGCTGCCGAAGAAGCAGCCCGGCAGTTTATTCCGGTCTTTTTCGTGGCTTTAGGGGCAGAGGGGCGACGGCCGGATGTGTTGATCGAAAATTGGCTGATGGAAGAACGGGTATTTGCTGGGGACAAGGTAGTATTGCGGGCGGACATTGTAACAAAACACGTGCGGGACAAGCAGGTGTATGTTCGCCTGGTGGATGAATCGAATAAAAATGTGTTTATGGAGAAAAAAGTGGATGTCACCGAAACCGGGCGCCAGGAGGTGACTATGGCATTTCAGCCACCAAGAGTGGGCGAAATCGTGTTGCGACTGGAATGTCAGCCGGTCAGTGGTGAGGTGGCACTGGAAAATAACTCTCAAACGAAGATACTGTGGGTGGAAAAACGTGCGATCAGAGTGTTACTCATTGGCAATACACCGGGATTTGAATATCGCTTTTTGCAGAATTGTCTGGGCCGGGAAAGCAGTATCACGCTGCGATCGGTTCTTCTCTCGGCCGATCCGGAGTTGGAGGAAGACTTGGACAATGGACTATGGCTTATTCGCGGGGCGCGGGAGGAAGTGTGGACCCAGGACGTGATCATTTTAGTGGACCTGCCCGCGGCAGTTTTTCCGCCGCGGGTTTGGGAGGATTTGGCGGGGTTTGTGGACCGGAATGAGAAACCGGGCGGGCTCGTGGTGATTGCCGGCCCGAATTGGCGATGGGAAGCATCGGCGTCGACGCCGCTCGCCCGAGTTCTGCCGATTAGCTCGGGAAGCTCGGTCGTGGACATTGTCGCGGATTCGGCAAGTCGCGTGATGCCTACGGATGATGGTTGGCGAGTCCCGTGGTTTCTTCTGGGGACGACACTGGAGGACTCGCGGCAGATATGGTCACGCTTGCCCGGGATTTATTGCTTTCACGACATTAAAGATATAAAACCAGGGGCGAGAATCCTCGCGACAGTGGAGAAAAACCAAAGGCAGTACCCTGTGTGTATTTTTTCGTATGTGGGTAGAGGACGAGTGCTTTTTCACGCAATGGATGAAACCTGGCGGTGGCGAAAAGTTAATAATTTGATGTGGTATCGCCAGTTCTGGATAGAATTAATACGGTGTATGGCACGATCGAAACTGGAGACAGGCGGAGGAGCAATTTTAAGCACGGATCGAAAAACGTACTCACCGGGTGATCCGGTGTGGATCACGTTACAAGGAGTAATCGGTCAGAGTGACCTTGGTGGAGAGGTCACGGTGTGGCTGGGACAGGATGGAAGATCGCGGCGCCAAATAACACTTCAACGCCGATCTCCGGAGGCAAATACGTTTCAAACGGTCCTGCATGATCTGACGCCCGGGCAGTATGTGGCGTGGTTGGCTGGGGAACGGGAGTCGGTGCGGACAAGCTTTACAGTGTTGCCCCCAAAAAAAGAGATGCAACAGACCGATGTCGCCTGGGAAGAAATGGCAGCCGCAGCCAAGCGGACCGGCGGCGCCGTGTATCGAGTCGGGCAGATCGATCGTCTGATACATAGTTTGCCTGCGGGCAAAGCCAGCCCCGTGGAGATTCTGCCGCCGATCACTTTATGGAATCAGCCGCTGATACTCGCTTTTATAGTCGGAATGCTCACGATAGAGTGGGCTTTACGCAAAATGTGGGGCCTGATGTAA
- a CDS encoding prenyltransferase/squalene oxidase repeat-containing protein, with amino-acid sequence MQRSTTSIEWSISATGGPAKQSKTAVWGLRLNIGLLFWALLAGSNLRGFPSTAWGETIGRVDWLTPDAEKSIEKGLAYLAGHQHPDGSFGSGAYRGNVAVTSLAGMAFLAEGSLPGRGRFGKELSRALDYVLGQCRENGLILNVGAASRGPMYEHGFATLFLAECWGSVSRPDLKDKLTRAVRLIVNTQNDEGGWRYQPQKLDADISVTVCQIMALRAARNAGIYVPKNTVERCVAYVRRCQNPDGGFRYMSVPGESAFARSAAALVALFSAGIYEGEEIDRGINYLLRFVPEPGVIRQEPYYYYGHYYCVQAMWQKGGAAWHRYFPAIRDDLVARQQPDGSWSDPISPELGTAMALLVLQLPYQYLPIFER; translated from the coding sequence ATGCAACGTTCTACCACGAGTATTGAGTGGAGCATCAGTGCCACTGGCGGTCCTGCAAAGCAGTCGAAAACGGCCGTGTGGGGGTTGCGGTTAAATATTGGATTGCTGTTCTGGGCGTTACTTGCGGGGAGCAACCTGAGAGGTTTTCCGAGTACGGCCTGGGGGGAGACCATAGGAAGGGTGGACTGGCTCACCCCGGATGCCGAGAAGAGTATTGAAAAAGGTCTGGCTTACCTCGCTGGTCATCAACATCCGGATGGTTCGTTCGGATCTGGGGCTTATCGGGGCAATGTGGCGGTGACTTCGCTTGCGGGAATGGCTTTTCTGGCGGAGGGAAGTCTGCCCGGCCGGGGACGGTTTGGCAAAGAACTCAGCCGAGCGCTGGATTATGTACTGGGGCAATGCCGAGAGAATGGTCTGATTCTCAATGTCGGAGCAGCCAGTCGCGGGCCGATGTACGAGCATGGGTTCGCCACGTTGTTTCTGGCGGAATGCTGGGGATCGGTCTCCCGCCCCGATCTTAAGGACAAGCTGACACGGGCTGTGCGGTTAATTGTGAACACGCAAAATGACGAAGGTGGGTGGCGGTATCAACCTCAGAAACTGGACGCGGATATTTCTGTAACGGTGTGTCAGATCATGGCCCTGCGAGCCGCCAGAAACGCAGGTATCTATGTTCCCAAGAATACCGTGGAGCGCTGCGTGGCTTATGTGCGACGGTGCCAGAATCCAGATGGTGGCTTCCGTTATATGAGCGTACCGGGAGAAAGCGCTTTCGCAAGGTCCGCTGCGGCGCTGGTCGCGTTATTCAGTGCTGGGATTTATGAGGGAGAAGAGATAGATCGTGGTATTAACTATCTGTTGCGCTTTGTTCCGGAACCCGGTGTTATCAGACAGGAACCGTACTACTATTATGGTCACTATTATTGTGTACAAGCTATGTGGCAGAAGGGAGGAGCCGCCTGGCACCGGTATTTCCCTGCGATTCGGGATGACCTCGTGGCGCGGCAGCAACCTGACGGTTCGTGGAGCGACCCGATCTCACCCGAGCTCGGAACCGCCATGGCCCTTCTGGTGCTGCAACTTCCCTACCAGTATTTACCTATTTTTGAGCGATGA
- the mdh gene encoding malate dehydrogenase gives MRRAKISIIGAGNVGATTAHWCAAAELGDIVLLDIPEVGDMPKGKALDLMQAGPIMGFDAKITGTSNYWDTADSDVVVITAGIPRKPGMSRDDLLATNAKIVGSVAEQVKKTSPNAIVIVVSNPLDAMVQRTWQVTGFPPYRVMGQAGVLDTARFRTFVAMELGVSVEDVSAMLLGGHGDTMVPLASCSSVSGIPLTQLLPKERIDAIVQRTRDGGAEIVQLLQKGSAYYAPAAATAQMIEAIIKDKKRLLPCAAYCDREYGVGGYYIGVPVILGKDGVEKIIELQLTPEEKAAFEKSVQAVKNLVETMNRLLRG, from the coding sequence ATGAGACGTGCAAAGATCAGCATTATTGGAGCGGGGAATGTGGGAGCCACAACGGCTCACTGGTGTGCGGCGGCTGAGCTGGGCGACATCGTTCTGCTGGATATTCCCGAGGTGGGTGATATGCCGAAGGGAAAGGCCCTCGACCTGATGCAGGCCGGGCCAATTATGGGTTTCGATGCCAAGATCACGGGCACGAGCAATTACTGGGACACGGCGGACAGTGATGTGGTGGTGATTACTGCTGGCATTCCGCGAAAGCCGGGAATGAGCCGGGATGACTTGCTTGCCACCAATGCCAAAATTGTGGGGAGTGTGGCAGAGCAGGTCAAAAAGACAAGTCCAAACGCCATCGTGATTGTGGTCAGTAATCCACTCGACGCGATGGTTCAAAGAACGTGGCAGGTGACCGGGTTTCCGCCATATCGCGTGATGGGTCAGGCGGGTGTGCTCGACACGGCGCGGTTTCGCACTTTTGTGGCGATGGAGCTGGGTGTGAGCGTGGAGGACGTGTCCGCGATGCTCCTGGGCGGGCACGGGGATACAATGGTCCCGCTTGCCAGTTGCAGCTCGGTAAGCGGCATTCCGTTGACCCAGCTTCTGCCCAAAGAAAGGATCGATGCCATCGTGCAGCGGACGCGGGACGGCGGTGCTGAAATTGTGCAACTCCTTCAAAAAGGGAGTGCGTATTATGCCCCGGCGGCGGCCACGGCACAGATGATTGAGGCAATCATCAAGGATAAAAAGCGACTTTTGCCCTGTGCGGCCTATTGTGATCGTGAATACGGTGTAGGGGGCTACTACATCGGGGTGCCGGTGATTCTTGGCAAGGATGGAGTGGAGAAAATCATCGAACTTCAGCTCACGCCGGAAGAAAAGGCGGCCTTTGAAAAGAGTGTCCAGGCGGTCAAGAATCTGGTGGAGACGATGAACAGGCTCCTGCGGGGTTGA
- a CDS encoding DUF4175 family protein — MKYGFIQVINDLENRLYRRLSLAAVGRAGLVVCVAVIVLCGMDYVLRINDKGLRVIITGVTGLVIVASYFRFIHPVFRLRINGVMVARWLEQVDERWRGRLAAAWEFAHLPGDDPRWGSPELRSRLMSEVETYSTEISSLCRRLKGPGLVAFYLWLVTLGGIGCGLIVQPVVFATALIRLFNPFSDLTWPQRTYLKVLNYPEVVSRGGQFVIEVATERGLTPEDVWIAFRDAEGTERAAVIRFPMVRRGNRFYFQRDQVRSDFEFRIWGGDDSSHPWRLVRVVEPPRLTSLAVELEPPAYTGWKAEVSDGPIRAVAGTRVSLRGMADRALRRVWIVQEPGGKLAAELADDRRTFRFPPRSSTAQSQIIEWKLETSGRYSVHLQAEDGTLSVGDPEWEIRVIPDLPPVVAVQPQVPFLLATRAGRLPLRISARDDLALKRVTIDLRNDSWHHSVAVLEGPEPSPKPRGRMSDVESWGEIIDRDLWLDLAQMEGISEGTLTATAVAEDYHQQTSSSSPLTIEVVTQDIFRDRMLTECEKLYDRISDIYNIQSRINQEWRDLWASVIKNNDIRQNFGERIYALDLLQTQVCQDIGNQPNGVLPRLRGIIILLRSNYSDLGEWSGLVEAENRLRTSFEKEAISLQADCGTVARWAQQMSGKQDAGASVANDIERIRNVAEKVKQEQIGWQNALQDVLELLARFKGRNSLRRQLEVILLRQKALNENTQKVGGETVGKSLQELPLDARQRLEELAREESFVAADLETLLARFSRNNGASLQKTETGGEDKRADQNGAAGGEELTSAHEMVVTPEDSVVARAVALAVQSGLVGLVRDSAEAIGQNRVSEAVEYQKRVITILEEMLKILQGNKDEQHINIERWQELAQAIEGLKDGQRLLVEEFERRWQEIAQPDGEAEFAERQAKVLSAMEELIQQIPSPEGDSLRNMLAKGAREMKAAQEAASARDRKSSLEHGRNALTELDRALRELSERRLSEAAEGASRLLAEQAQKLAEAITRQAQLLEKTRIMDEEKTRATTPEQRSVWQKEVSRLARDQEALQSQIREWKEKLPGWAVWESVLGEVEAAMGTASERLQAGDTGELTQAVQREAMESLNTLAEGIRFEGRTMENQDGGPGSGAMAPDSENPGGSLSWEVVLQLQTLRALQDSIRQRTDRIAQEIEQRGSSAAVGYILDKLSNEQARVVQLMQRLKEQMTEQMSTPDGTFGQPIGPQENRPVLKPESPSSRPGQPGTVDDLLKP, encoded by the coding sequence ATGAAGTACGGATTTATTCAAGTTATTAACGATCTTGAAAATCGGTTGTACCGGCGGCTGTCACTGGCGGCTGTTGGCCGGGCAGGGCTCGTCGTCTGCGTAGCTGTCATAGTGTTATGCGGGATGGATTATGTTCTGCGAATAAATGATAAGGGGCTGCGTGTCATCATCACTGGGGTGACGGGGCTGGTCATAGTTGCTAGTTATTTTAGATTTATTCATCCTGTTTTCCGCCTGCGGATTAATGGTGTGATGGTCGCGCGTTGGCTGGAGCAGGTGGACGAGCGGTGGCGGGGGCGTCTGGCTGCGGCCTGGGAGTTCGCTCACCTCCCCGGTGATGATCCACGATGGGGTTCGCCAGAATTACGATCCCGCCTGATGAGTGAAGTAGAGACTTATTCCACGGAAATTAGCTCTCTCTGCCGTCGTTTAAAGGGGCCAGGTTTGGTCGCCTTCTATTTGTGGTTAGTGACATTAGGCGGGATTGGTTGTGGTCTGATCGTTCAGCCGGTGGTGTTTGCCACGGCACTTATTCGACTGTTCAATCCATTTTCTGATCTCACGTGGCCACAGAGAACATATCTCAAAGTCCTCAACTATCCGGAGGTCGTCTCCCGGGGAGGGCAGTTTGTGATAGAAGTGGCCACAGAACGTGGGCTGACGCCCGAAGATGTGTGGATTGCATTTCGCGACGCCGAAGGTACCGAGCGAGCGGCTGTCATCCGGTTCCCCATGGTGCGTCGAGGCAATCGCTTTTATTTTCAGCGCGACCAGGTGCGATCGGATTTTGAGTTTCGGATCTGGGGTGGGGATGATTCCTCGCACCCGTGGCGGCTTGTGCGAGTCGTTGAGCCACCGCGTTTGACTTCACTGGCGGTGGAGTTGGAACCGCCGGCCTACACCGGTTGGAAAGCGGAGGTGAGTGATGGGCCGATCCGAGCCGTGGCCGGTACGCGAGTCAGTCTGCGTGGCATGGCAGATCGGGCGTTGCGACGGGTGTGGATCGTGCAGGAGCCAGGCGGAAAGTTGGCTGCTGAACTTGCCGATGATCGTCGCACCTTCCGGTTTCCTCCTAGATCCAGCACGGCCCAATCTCAGATCATCGAGTGGAAGCTAGAAACTTCGGGCCGGTACAGCGTTCATCTCCAAGCCGAAGATGGCACGCTGTCGGTCGGTGACCCCGAATGGGAGATTCGCGTTATTCCTGACCTTCCCCCGGTCGTGGCAGTGCAACCACAGGTGCCTTTTCTGCTGGCGACACGGGCTGGCCGGTTGCCTTTGCGAATTTCTGCCAGAGATGACCTGGCGCTGAAACGGGTGACGATCGACCTCCGCAACGACTCGTGGCATCACAGCGTGGCGGTACTCGAAGGGCCGGAACCCTCTCCCAAGCCCCGAGGAAGAATGTCCGACGTGGAATCCTGGGGGGAGATCATCGATCGCGATTTGTGGCTGGATCTGGCACAAATGGAAGGAATATCAGAAGGGACGCTGACGGCCACGGCCGTTGCCGAGGATTATCATCAGCAAACATCCTCAAGTAGTCCGCTCACTATTGAGGTAGTTACTCAGGATATATTCAGGGATCGTATGCTCACGGAGTGTGAGAAACTCTATGATCGGATAAGCGATATCTACAATATTCAGTCTCGTATCAATCAAGAGTGGCGCGATTTATGGGCATCTGTTATCAAGAATAACGATATTCGTCAGAATTTTGGCGAACGCATCTATGCGCTTGACCTTCTGCAAACGCAGGTGTGCCAGGATATTGGCAATCAGCCGAATGGAGTGTTGCCGCGGTTACGGGGGATTATAATCCTGCTTCGTAGTAATTATTCCGATCTGGGCGAATGGTCAGGCCTTGTGGAAGCAGAAAACCGACTTCGTACAAGTTTTGAAAAAGAGGCAATTTCCCTGCAGGCCGACTGTGGGACTGTTGCCCGATGGGCGCAGCAAATGAGTGGTAAGCAGGATGCCGGTGCGAGTGTGGCGAATGACATAGAACGAATAAGAAACGTTGCAGAGAAAGTTAAGCAGGAGCAGATAGGCTGGCAAAACGCGCTGCAGGACGTTCTCGAACTATTGGCCAGGTTTAAAGGGCGAAATTCGTTGCGGAGACAGTTGGAAGTCATACTGCTGAGACAAAAAGCACTCAATGAGAATACTCAAAAAGTGGGTGGTGAGACCGTGGGCAAGTCGCTGCAGGAACTGCCGCTGGACGCGCGCCAACGGTTGGAAGAACTGGCTCGCGAGGAAAGTTTTGTCGCCGCGGATCTGGAGACGCTGCTGGCTCGGTTCAGTCGAAACAACGGCGCATCACTTCAAAAGACTGAGACCGGCGGGGAAGATAAGAGGGCAGATCAAAATGGAGCGGCGGGAGGGGAGGAGTTGACATCGGCCCATGAAATGGTGGTTACACCCGAAGACAGTGTGGTCGCGCGGGCGGTGGCTTTGGCGGTTCAGAGCGGACTCGTGGGATTGGTACGCGATTCGGCCGAGGCGATCGGGCAAAACCGGGTCAGCGAGGCGGTCGAATATCAAAAAAGGGTGATCACTATCTTAGAAGAGATGCTCAAGATTCTGCAGGGGAATAAAGATGAGCAGCACATAAATATTGAAAGGTGGCAGGAATTGGCTCAGGCAATTGAAGGATTGAAGGACGGTCAGCGCTTACTGGTTGAGGAATTCGAGCGGCGGTGGCAGGAGATTGCCCAGCCAGACGGAGAGGCGGAGTTTGCCGAGAGACAGGCAAAGGTTCTTTCTGCAATGGAAGAGCTCATCCAGCAAATTCCTTCGCCGGAGGGAGATTCTCTCCGCAATATGCTCGCGAAAGGAGCAAGAGAGATGAAAGCCGCACAGGAGGCGGCTTCGGCCAGGGATCGAAAAAGCTCCCTGGAGCACGGAAGGAATGCGCTGACGGAGTTGGACCGGGCGCTTCGAGAGTTAAGCGAACGGCGATTATCCGAGGCTGCCGAGGGAGCTTCCCGGCTGCTTGCCGAGCAGGCTCAGAAACTGGCTGAGGCGATTACGCGACAGGCGCAGCTTTTGGAAAAGACCAGAATTATGGACGAGGAAAAGACGCGAGCCACAACGCCCGAGCAACGTTCTGTGTGGCAGAAAGAAGTCAGTCGTCTAGCACGTGACCAGGAGGCATTACAATCGCAAATAAGAGAGTGGAAAGAAAAACTTCCCGGTTGGGCGGTGTGGGAATCAGTATTGGGAGAAGTGGAAGCGGCGATGGGGACAGCAAGTGAACGCCTTCAGGCCGGCGACACCGGCGAGTTGACCCAGGCCGTTCAGCGAGAGGCGATGGAGTCGCTCAACACACTGGCGGAAGGGATACGGTTTGAAGGCAGGACCATGGAAAATCAGGATGGAGGGCCCGGTTCCGGTGCGATGGCTCCCGATTCAGAGAATCCTGGCGGGTCGCTTTCCTGGGAGGTTGTTCTTCAATTACAAACACTGCGAGCGTTGCAGGATTCCATCCGCCAGCGAACCGACCGGATAGCGCAGGAAATTGAGCAACGTGGGAGTTCTGCCGCAGTCGGTTATATTCTAGATAAACTGAGTAATGAACAAGCCCGCGTCGTCCAACTGATGCAACGACTGAAAGAACAGATGACCGAGCAGATGTCCACGCCGGATGGGACGTTTGGTCAGCCAATTGGTCCTCAAGAGAATCGTCCCGTGCTGAAGCCGGAAAGTCCATCATCTCGGCCAGGCCAGCCGGGCACAGTCGACGATCTGTTAAAGCCATAA
- a CDS encoding NPCBM/NEW2 domain-containing protein, with amino-acid sequence MARLLSGENRQGVLVGWEQGQLLFRAGDSLWKCPIEELVYWGELSDVQGPSCLFLQDGSALAGRLTAVTTDELGWVHPELGELRLPRVVCAGVVLKNPRDPTLKDRLMGTLLEEGEGVLFLNGDQLAGELRNWAGGETLTVSSVLGEQSFPLVNLRALRFRKSGTTAVIPAAQSETRVWIGLEDGSRILIRIDSRGDEKQHDAEAGGSRPSPYGDQVLRASLAGKIVTIPLKAVCFVQVLNKNIVYLSDLEPDRYLFVPFLEYVRPYYRDRNNRGGLLRVNRRVYIKGLGVYSASRLTYSLKKQFERFESELALDDLSQGAGSVVFRVLVDGQSRSVVGPVRGNENPRPIQVDVRGAERIDLVVEFSERADELDYADWLNARLIRSVSSQP; translated from the coding sequence GTGGCGCGGCTGCTCAGCGGAGAAAACAGGCAAGGCGTGTTGGTCGGCTGGGAGCAAGGCCAATTACTCTTTCGTGCTGGAGATAGCCTGTGGAAGTGCCCAATTGAGGAACTGGTTTACTGGGGAGAACTCTCGGATGTCCAGGGCCCAAGCTGTCTCTTCTTGCAAGATGGGTCAGCGCTGGCCGGTCGGTTGACCGCCGTCACAACAGACGAGTTAGGCTGGGTCCATCCCGAACTGGGGGAACTTCGCCTTCCCCGAGTTGTATGCGCCGGGGTAGTTCTGAAGAATCCGCGGGACCCGACCTTGAAGGATCGATTGATGGGCACCCTGCTGGAAGAGGGGGAGGGCGTGCTTTTTCTAAATGGTGATCAACTGGCCGGAGAACTAAGGAACTGGGCGGGCGGCGAAACTCTGACAGTCAGCAGTGTTTTGGGGGAGCAATCCTTTCCGCTTGTCAATCTGAGAGCATTGCGGTTTCGTAAATCGGGAACAACCGCCGTTATTCCCGCGGCTCAGAGCGAGACACGCGTTTGGATTGGCCTGGAAGATGGCAGTCGGATTCTGATTCGCATTGACTCGCGGGGAGATGAAAAGCAGCATGATGCGGAAGCAGGCGGATCACGACCATCTCCGTATGGTGATCAGGTGCTGAGAGCAAGCTTGGCAGGAAAGATTGTGACTATTCCGTTAAAGGCCGTCTGTTTTGTACAGGTGCTCAATAAAAACATCGTCTATCTCTCGGATTTAGAACCGGATCGCTATTTGTTCGTCCCGTTTCTTGAGTATGTGAGGCCGTATTATCGGGATCGAAACAATCGAGGGGGGCTGTTGCGGGTGAATCGACGGGTGTACATCAAGGGTCTGGGAGTCTATAGTGCCAGTCGGCTCACTTATAGTTTGAAAAAGCAATTTGAGAGGTTTGAATCTGAGTTAGCGCTCGATGATCTATCACAGGGGGCAGGAAGTGTGGTCTTTCGCGTCCTTGTGGATGGACAGTCGCGAAGCGTCGTGGGGCCGGTTCGCGGCAACGAGAACCCCCGGCCGATCCAGGTGGATGTACGGGGAGCGGAACGAATCGATCTTGTAGTCGAATTTAGTGAGCGAGCTGACGAACTGGACTATGCGGATTGGCTGAACGCGCGACTCATCCGGTCGGTATCCAGCCAGCCGTAA